A single genomic interval of Spinacia oleracea cultivar Varoflay chromosome 6, BTI_SOV_V1, whole genome shotgun sequence harbors:
- the LOC110778214 gene encoding flavonol synthase/flavanone 3-hydroxylase-like, with product MDISKETIIPSDYIWPENEQPGITTVHDPGFRVPVIDLENQDEERLVKLIAEASSEIGLFQVINHGIPSDLVEKLQRVGKEFFELPQHEKEKYSKLPGSVEGYGTTLQKEDEAKQGLKKGWSSHIFHKIWPPSAVDLTFWPKTPSSYREVNEEYSKYLKIVGDKLFKYLSLSLGLEEHELKKGVGGDDIEYLAKINYYPPCPRPDLAFGVPAHTDMSAMTLLVPNDVPGLQISKDDRWYNVDYVPNAIIIHIGDQIEIMSNGKYKAVLHRTTVSKERTRISWPVFLSPPSEHIVGPFSKLATNENPAIYKSKKFCDYAYCKLNKIPQ from the exons ATGGACATATCAAAGGAAACAATCATCCCCTCGGATTACATATGGCCAGAAAATGAGCAACCCGGAATCACGACCGTCCATGATCCCGGATTCCGGGTCCCGGTGATCGATCTCGAGAACCAGGACGAGGAAAGGCTAGTCAAGCTGATTGCAGAAGCGAGCAGTGAGATTGGTTTGTTTCAAGTCATAAACCATGGCATACCAAGTGATTTGGTTGAGAAATTGCAAAGAGTTGGGAAGGAGTTTTTTGAGCTACCACAACATGAGAAAGAGAAATATAGCAAGCTTCCTGGGTCAGTAGAAGGATATGGAACTACCCTTCAGAAGGAAGATGAAGCTAAACAAGGGTTAAAGAAAGGTTGGTCTTCTCATATTTTCCATAAGATTTGGCCTCCCTCTGCCGTTGACCTCACATTTTGGCCAAAAACTCCCTCATCCTACAG GGAAGTTAATGAAGAGTATTCCAAATATTTGAAAATAGTAGGAGACAAACTTTTCAAATATCTCTCATTAAGCTTAGGACTTGAAGAACATGAGCTTAAGAAGGGTGTAGGAGGTGATGATATAGAGTACTTGGCGAAGATCAATTATTATCCTCCTTGTCCTCGTCCCGATTTAGCCTTTGGTGTTCCGGCTCACACCGATATGAGCGCCATGACGTTGCTCGTCCCCAACGACGTACCAGGCCTCCAAATATCCAAGGATGATCGTTGGTATAACGTTGATTATGTTCCTAATGCCATAATTATCCACATTGGTGATCAAATTGAG ATCATGAGCAATGGAAAATACAAGGCTGTGCTTCATAGAACAACGGTGAGCAAGGAAAGAACAAGAATTTCATGGCCGGTGTTCTTGTCGCCGCCATCGGAACATATTGTTGGACCGTTCTCTAAACTCGCCACTAATGAAAATCCGGCCATATATAAGAGTAAGAAGTTCTGTGACTATGCCTATTGCAAGCTTAATAAGATACCCCAATAG